DNA sequence from the Desulfobulbaceae bacterium genome:
AGGAGTAACTATATGAAACCTTGGCGTGAGATCGCCGTGCCCCATCCCGATGTCCTGGAGGGCACATTCCAGCAATCCGAATTCGCCGCTGATATTACAGCGGTGCGAACCGGCACGGCAACACGTGAATATCAGGACGCTGCCGCCTTCTTTCAACGTACCTTCATCACCGAGGGTATGCGGCTCTTGCTGACTCAGGTTGCCCATCGTCTAAACGGTAATGGTGGCGAGCCCGTCATTCAGCTGCAGACTGCCTTTGGCGGCGGCAAGACCCACACCATGCTAGCGGTCTATCACCTCGCCACCCGCGAGTGCCCCCTGGCAGATATGCCCGGCATCCCGGCACTGATCGACCAGGCCGGACTTATGGATGCTCCCAAGGCCAGGGTGGCAGTATTGGACGGCAACGAACATGCCCCAGGCCAACCCTGGCACCACGGTTCACAGACGGTCAAGACCTTGTGGGGTGAACTGGCCTGGCAACTGGGCGGTGACGAGGCCTTCGCCTTGGTCCGGGAGGCAGATTCAAACGGCACCTCGCCTGGCAAGGAGGTTCTCAAGGCCTTGCTTGCCCGCTATGCACCATGTGTTGTTCTAATCGACGAATTAGTAGCCTATGTCCGTCAGTTCCAAGATGGCCAGCCGCTTTCAGGCGGCAGCTATGACAGCAATCTCTCCTTTATCCAGGCGCTCACTGAGGCAATCAAACAGGTCCCCAATGCCATCCTGCTCGGTTCCCTCCCTGAATCTGAGGTAGAGGCAGGTAGCCAACGTGGAGTGGCGGCACTTCGTGCCTTGGAAAAGACCTTTGGCCGAGTCCAAGCCCTATGGAAACCAGTAGCAACGGAAGAGGCCTTCGAGATTGTGAGAAGACGCCTGTTCGATGATGTTAAGGATGTGAAGGGTCGTGAGGCTGTCTGCCGTGCCTTTGCTGACGCCTACATCGCCGAAGGGGCAAAACTTCCAGGCGAGGTCCAGGAGGCCCGTTATTTCGACCGTCTCTTACAGGCCTATCCAATTCATCCCGAAGTCTTCGACCGTTTGTATGAAGACTGGACGACAATTGATGGCTTTCAGCGGACCCGTGGCGTCTTAAAGCTGATGGCCAAGGTCATCTTCCGGCTATGGAAAGATGACAACAAGGATTTGATGATCATGCCGGGCAGCCTGCCACTCTACGACAGCGGCAGTCGCAACGAATTGACCTATTACCTGCCGGGCGGCTGGGACCCAGTCGTGGAAAAGGACATTGATGGCGAACGGGCCGAGACTACAGAACTGGAAAACAAAGAGCCCCGTTTCGGTGCGGTGAATGCCGCACGCCGAGTTGCCCGGACCATATTCTTAGGTAGCGCGCCATCCTCGGTTTCAACCAAGGCCACAAGCCGTGGGCTCGATCGTGCCCGTGTGCTGATTGGCTGTCTCCAACCAGGCCAAACCGCCTCGACCTACGTCGATGCCCTGGGTCGCTTGGCTGACCGACTTCATTACCTGAACAGTTCCGGGGATAAGGCAAATGACACGACCCGCTACTGGTTTGATACCCGCGCCAACCTACGACGTGAGATGGAGGACAGAAAGAAGCGGTTTGACGAAAGGAGTGATGTCCGTGTGAAGTTGGCCGCTGTCATGAAGAAGGTCACGGCAGGCCTTGCCTTTTTTGACGGCATCCACGTCTTTACACCACATCCCGACGTCCCGGACGATAGCGCGCTCCGTCTGGTAATCCTCGATCCAGAGCAGTTCTACCTCCGCCAAGATACACGCATAGCCTTTGACACTGTTCTGGAAACAGTGCGTATGAACGGCAACAAGCCCCGCTATCGAGGCAACCGTCTTATTTTCCTGGCCCCTGACCAAGGGGCAATAGGACGACTGCGTGACGCGATCCGGGTGGCGTTGGCCTGGGGCTCGATTGTTGACGATGTTAAGGAAGGGCGATTAAATATCGATCTGTTGCAGAAAAAGCAGGCAGAGAAAGAACAACAAACCGCCGAAGATGTCCTGCCCCGGTCGGCCCGCGAATGCTATAAGTGGTTGCTTTGCCCTGTTCAACACACACCCACAGAGCCAACAATCGAGGTAGAGGCCTTTCCACTCAACACCAGCGGATCAGGGCTCAACAACGAGATCGAACGGGTATGCGTAGAAAATGAGCTTGTGATTGGCACT
Encoded proteins:
- a CDS encoding ATP-binding protein, translating into MKPWREIAVPHPDVLEGTFQQSEFAADITAVRTGTATREYQDAAAFFQRTFITEGMRLLLTQVAHRLNGNGGEPVIQLQTAFGGGKTHTMLAVYHLATRECPLADMPGIPALIDQAGLMDAPKARVAVLDGNEHAPGQPWHHGSQTVKTLWGELAWQLGGDEAFALVREADSNGTSPGKEVLKALLARYAPCVVLIDELVAYVRQFQDGQPLSGGSYDSNLSFIQALTEAIKQVPNAILLGSLPESEVEAGSQRGVAALRALEKTFGRVQALWKPVATEEAFEIVRRRLFDDVKDVKGREAVCRAFADAYIAEGAKLPGEVQEARYFDRLLQAYPIHPEVFDRLYEDWTTIDGFQRTRGVLKLMAKVIFRLWKDDNKDLMIMPGSLPLYDSGSRNELTYYLPGGWDPVVEKDIDGERAETTELENKEPRFGAVNAARRVARTIFLGSAPSSVSTKATSRGLDRARVLIGCLQPGQTASTYVDALGRLADRLHYLNSSGDKANDTTRYWFDTRANLRREMEDRKKRFDERSDVRVKLAAVMKKVTAGLAFFDGIHVFTPHPDVPDDSALRLVILDPEQFYLRQDTRIAFDTVLETVRMNGNKPRYRGNRLIFLAPDQGAIGRLRDAIRVALAWGSIVDDVKEGRLNIDLLQKKQAEKEQQTAEDVLPRSARECYKWLLCPVQHTPTEPTIEVEAFPLNTSGSGLNNEIERVCVENELVIGTWSPIHLRTKLKELYWKPARTSVGAMAFWEDTLRYLYLPRLKSREVLAQAIAKGAGSLDFFATAYGEHEGKFDGFAFGGCNVQLDDTLLLIEPGAAKAYEEANRPKPAATVIADSGGLTMNDSGTAGAIQPVTPMTGTTPVPPVQPVTPKAKSFHGMAEIPAATAKMRLLEVAEEIITVLASDPNAEIRVRLEIEADFASGASDQIKRAVSENARSLGLKNAEWE